The following are from one region of the Vitis riparia cultivar Riparia Gloire de Montpellier isolate 1030 chromosome 14, EGFV_Vit.rip_1.0, whole genome shotgun sequence genome:
- the LOC117929779 gene encoding transcription factor MYB20-like → MGRQPCCDKVGLKKGPWTAEEDKKLINFILTNGQCCWRAVPKLAGLLRCGKSCRLRWTNYLRPDLKRGLLSDFEEQMVIDLHAQLGNRWSKIASHLPGRTDNEIKNHWNTHIKKKLKKMGIDPLTHKPLIPAATAQPQQQQCQQKEEERSVTSSTDLEMEKTNESETPLESSIVESKEEDKSMSSPLENSMEIMNGFCTDEVPLIQPHEILVPCDPTSSTSSSSSSSSSASSMILEDLQFLDFDWHCDYNDDLGFWDDAFTSWDLFIDDDGDRKLTLDPPVPHYQRLPVDPESRYSEQLL, encoded by the exons ATGGGAAGGCAACCTTGCTGTGATAAAGTTGGGTTGAAGAAGGGACCATGGACGGCTGAAGAGGACAAGAAGCTCATCAACTTCATTCTCACCAATGGCCAATGCTGTTGGAGAGCTGTTCCTAAGCTTGCAG GACTGTTAAGGTGTGGGAAGAGTTGCAGGCTAAGATGGACAAACTATCTGAGGCCAGACTTGAAAAGAGGTCTGTTGTCAGATTTTGAAGAGCAGATGGTTATTGATCTCCATGCTCAACTCGGCAACAG ATGGTCCAAGATTGCTTCTCATCTACCAGGAAGAACCGATAACGAAATCAAGAACCATTGGAATACCCACATCAAGAAAAAGCTTAAAAAGATGGGTATTGATCCTCTGACCCACAAGCCATTAATCCCCGCTGCAACTGCCCAACCTCAACAACAGCAATGccaacaaaaagaagaagaacgtTCTGTGACTAGCAGTACTGATCTTGAAATGGAAAAAACCAACGAATCTGAGACACCATTAGAATCATCAATTGTTGAGAGCAAAGAAGAAGACAAGAGCATGTCAAGCCCGCTTGAGAACTCCATGGAAATCATGAATGGCTTCTGTACAGATGAAGTTCCATTGATTCAACCCCATGAGATTCTGGTTCCATGTGATCCCACTTCATCAACTTCttcatcctcatcttcttcttcatctgctTCGTCCATGATCCTTGAAGACTTGCAGTTTCTCGATTTTGACTGGCATTGCGACTACAACGACGATTTGGGCTTCTGGGATGATGCCTTCACTAGTTGGGATTTGTTTATTGACGATGATGGTGACAGAAAGCTTACTCTTGACCCTCCCGTCCCCCACTATCAAAGACTGCCTGTGGATCCAGAATCTCGTTATTCTGAGCAGCTCttgtga